In Lewinellaceae bacterium, a single window of DNA contains:
- a CDS encoding GNAT family N-acetyltransferase: protein MACLFKETTSTPDRFFALLPPDWREGIAPYWPDYAPTARIFTLESDSEPLGGGILFSTPAPDILSYGEEALYWFGQGYLYIGFLWIAEEHRGRQLGSLWLRELRERLPGQKFWLSVDDYGLLPFYERNGFRLVTKIELSTGEEWILKTG, encoded by the coding sequence ATGGCTTGCCTGTTTAAGGAAACGACTTCAACCCCGGACCGCTTCTTTGCCCTCCTGCCTCCTGACTGGCGCGAGGGCATCGCCCCGTACTGGCCGGATTATGCCCCTACCGCCCGGATTTTCACCCTGGAATCGGACAGCGAGCCTTTGGGCGGCGGCATCCTCTTTTCCACTCCCGCCCCCGACATCCTGAGCTACGGGGAGGAAGCGTTGTACTGGTTTGGCCAGGGCTATCTCTACATTGGTTTTCTGTGGATAGCGGAAGAACACCGGGGCAGGCAGCTAGGCTCGTTGTGGCTGCGGGAGCTGCGGGAGCGCCTCCCCGGGCAAAAGTTCTGGCTTTCGGTCGACGATTATGGGTTGCTGCCATTTTATGAGCGCAATGGGTTCCGGCTGGTGACAAAAATAGAGTTGAGCACGGGGGAAGAGTGGATACTAAAGACAGGATGA